The following nucleotide sequence is from Populus nigra chromosome 15, ddPopNigr1.1, whole genome shotgun sequence.
ACAGTTTGTTTCTAGAAATACCAGAACTAATGACAAATGGGGAATTGACGACAAAAGCTCTGAAAACTTTCCATCATTCTCCAATGATGAGTAGTAATCACCAAAAAAGAAAGCTCCCAAAAGCCACTTAACCCACCAACGCAGAAATTTTACCTCAATATCTCCCAAGCTCACACACTCTCTTCACGTGGACATCTCGTGATGTAAATGGGTGCAACATCTTTTGTTGATTGACTTTGGAAAGAACTGTATAATTTTTACAAAGGAGTCCTCATGAAAACCAGTATAGTGTCCCAAGAGATTCTCTATTCTAAAGCAAACTATAGCTTCCACAACCTATATGGATTCCCCAAAGCCAACCCCGCGGATGGCACATGTCCGAAATGACACCCTAGGAGGTAGGAGCATCCTTGTACCCTAATATATTTAATGCCATAAGGACCTACTATATCTAGATTCTATACCTCCAAAGCCAAACATGCCCGATCATAAACCCTACTTTAAACCCCACTCCTAGAGTATTttcctcttgttttttcttgccCCACGACACAAATTATAAATACCCCCCCTCCTCTTCCATCTTCACTCACCAACCCTCAAGCTACTACTCTCTTCTTAGCTAAAACCCTAACACAACCAAGCACTACATCAAAAGactaatttttcaaagaaaatgtcAGGAGTttggtttttcaaaaacaatggTGTAATTCGCCTGGTGGAGAACCCTGCAGCGGAATCTAATGGAGGGAATGGAAGTGGTTCAAGGAGAAAGGTATTGGTGCACTTGCCATCAGGCCAAGTGGTATCCTCATACTCTTCCCTTGAACAGATCTTGAACGAGTTAGGATGGGAGAGGTACTATGGAGGTGACCCTGACCTCTTCCAATTCCACAAGCAATCTTCCATTGATCTGATCTCTCTTCCTAGGGACTTCTCCAAGTTCAACTCTGTCTACATGTACGATATTGTCATTAAGAACCCTAACATTTTCCATGTTAGA
It contains:
- the LOC133673875 gene encoding flowering-promoting factor 1-like protein 2, which gives rise to MSGVWFFKNNGVIRLVENPAAESNGGNGSGSRRKVLVHLPSGQVVSSYSSLEQILNELGWERYYGGDPDLFQFHKQSSIDLISLPRDFSKFNSVYMYDIVIKNPNIFHVRDM